In Parasegetibacter sp. NRK P23, the genomic stretch ACCATTCAGCAGGTCGCCTTTTTTGAGTTTTTTCATGGCCTCACAGCCTTCCTGATCAAGGGGAAGCACCTTCACGCGTTGGTCTGAATAAGAAACGCTGAAGAAACACGGAACCCTTTCTTCCTCCATTTCTTCCACTTCTTCTTCCATACCCGCCATTAGCGCGGGTTCCTTCTTTTTCGCGAAGGCCGGATCGTTGATGCGGCAAATCTGTTCCCGGATCAGTTTGAGGTAATTGTTGATGGTTACCCTGCTGACTCCTGTAATAGTAGCAATTTCCGTGGCGGTAAGATCTTCACTGAAATACGCGAGGATCTTCTTCACCTCCTTTTCGCTCAGGTGAGCTCCTTTGAAGAATTTGTTTCTCATAGCGGCTATACTTTATAGCCGTAAACTTCCGCCAATATTCACGAAACAGATAGTTAAATTATTACTAACGGCAAGTTTCGTAGATTGAACCCGTAAAATTCAATGCTGAAAGAATCCCTGGTATTCCTGAACCCGGACATTGGTTTGGATGAACGGTAAATCAATCACTTAACAGTGTCCTTAAAAGGGCAAGCACCTTTCCCGCATCCGGCAGCATCGCTGCTTCCAGCGCCACGTTCATGGGTACCGCGGGCAGGTTCAACGCCCCCAGCACCTGTACCGGCGCATCCAGGTTTTTAAAACAGTTCAGACTTATTCTACCTGCCAGCGCCTCCGCGAATGAGTTGAGTTGTTGTTCTTCGGTAAGTACCAGGCATTTCCCGTGGCGACGCACCGTATCGTACACCAGTTGTTCATCCAGCGGGTACAAGGTCCGGAGATCAATCACTTCCACTGCTCCCTCTAATTGTTTCGCGGCCTCCATCGCCCAATGCACCCCCATGCCATAAGTGATCACGCAACATGAACGCCCTTCCTGTACTTTGTCTTCATGGGCCCTGCAAGCCACCCTTCCTTTGCCGAGCGGAACCACATAATCCGGAGCCGGTTCAGGGGTGCGAGCCGCTTCGGTTCCAGGCACTTTACTCCAGTACAATCCCTTGTGCTCCAACATGACCACGGGGTTGGGTTCGTAAAAAGCCGCTTTCATCAAACCTTTCATATCCGCGGCATTGGAAGGGTAAACCACTTTGATCCCTTTAATAGAAAGCAGCGTGGTTTCCACCGAGCCACTGTGGTAAGGACCTCCGCCGCCGTAAGCCCCAACGGGCACACGTATCAGTGTTTGAACGGGATATTTGCCGTTGGTGAGGTAACACGACTTGGCAATCTCACAAACGAGCTGGTTGATGGCGGGATAAATATAATCGCCGAACTGCACCTCCACGATGGGCTTTAAGCCAACTGCTGAGAGTCCGGCCGTTGAGCCGATGATATATGCTTCCTGAATGGCGGTATTAAAGACCCGGTGATCGCCGAACAACTCAGCAAGTGTGGCCGCTTCGCGAAAAACACCACCCAGTCTTCGCCCCACATCCTGGCCATACAACAGGCTTTCCGGCTCCGCATCCATGATTTCCCTTATCGCGAAAAGCGCGGCATCCACCATGGGTATCTTTTCCTGCGCTTGTTCATTCCTGTTACCCGACTCTTCTCTGATGGCCGCGGGCGCAAACACGTGCTCCTGCACTTTGGAAGGATCGGGTTCCGGGGCCGCTTTGGCCAACTCAAAATCATGCGCCACCAATTCTTCAGCTTCCCTCCTGATCTGCGCTAACGTATCGGGCGTTTCACCCTGTTCCAGCAATTGTTGTTCAAGTAAGATGAAAGGATCCGTTAAAGCATGTTGTTGTAGGTCTTCCGCGGACCGATAGAATTCTCTTCTGACGCCGCTGGTATGATGTCCCAGCAACGGACAGGTAGCCCTTACAAGAACAGGCGTTCTTTTTTCCCGCACCTGTGCCACCACATCCCGCATCACTTCAAAGGAACCTATAAAATCACTGCCGTCCACTTCTCTTCGTTCCAGTCCTTTAAAGCCGGCGGCATATTCCCAAGCGTTCATTGACCTGGATTCTTCTCCCCTGACACTAATGCCCCATCCATTGTCCTGCACCAGGTAGATGACCGGAAGCTGGTGAAACGCCGCGAACTGGAAAGCCTCACTCACTTCTCCTTCCGTAACGCTGCTGTCGCCAAGGGAACATACCACGATTGGCTTTTCAGCCCATCCTTCATATTTATGAAGATGCTGTTCCAGGAACTTCAGCCCCTGTGCCACACCGGTAGACGGGATCACCTGCATACCCGTGGCGCTGCTCTGGTGGATCATGGAGGGCCTGGAAGCATCATTGCTGCTGGGATGCGCATAGTAGCACCTCCCGCCACTGAATGGATCGTCCGCTTTCGCGAGCAGTTGCAGCATAAGCTCATAAGGACGGAAGCCCATGCCGAGCAGCAGTGACTCATCCCTGTAATACGGGCTCACAAAGTCCTGCGGCAGCAATTGAAACGCGGTGGCCAGTTGAATGGCTTCATGCCCTCTTGAGGTAGAATGAACATAACGACAAACGGAACGATTGGCCTCGTAAATAGCGGCCATCGCGTGAGCGGTGGCCATGAGGCGATAGGCGTGCAATACATTCATACGGACAAATCTAACAAAAACTAACAACTGTTCGCATAACAGGCAATAAAAAAGCCATTCGGGAAGAATGGCCTTTTTGAAAATTATTTTACTTCCAGTTCGAACATGCTTTCATCTTCCATGAATCCTTCCAGTTCGTCGCCCACCACACATTCTCCCACACCTGCCGGGGTACCGGTAAAGATGAGGTCGCCGATGTTTACGGAAAAGAAGTTTGAAATATAAGCGACGATCTTATCGAAGTTGTGCATCATCATAGCGGAGCTACCTTGCTGCACGAGTTCTTTGTTCTTATACAAACAGAAATTGATGTCCTTCTTATTCTTCAGGTTCGCCACGGGTACCCATTTGCCGATTACGGCGGAGTTATCCCACGACTTGGCGATTTCCCAGGGCAATCCTTTCTCCTTGCAGGTTTGCTGGATATCCCTTGCGGTGAAATCAATCCCAACGCTTACCGCGTCATAATATTTATTGGCGAATCTTTCCTGGATGTACTTTCCATTCTTGGATACCCTGAGCACCAGTTCACACTCGTAATGCAGTTCATTCGTGAATTCCGGGTAATAGAACGGTGTGTGCGCCTGCAGGAGGGCACTTTTGGGTTTCATAAAAATGATCGGATCGTCAGGTATCTCATTGCCTAATTCTTTTGCATGAGCCACATAATTTCTTCCTACGCAGAATATCTTCATATTCAAATAAGGTTATGATTAGAAAATCAACTTGGGTAAATAAAAAAGACATTGGATGAAAGGGGTTCCCGAAGGGATATTGAATATTAAAGATTCTGACAATCAGAGGGGTTTATTCATGCGAAAATATGGATTCGGCAACTAAATTCATAATTCAAATACAAGATTATTATACAAATTCATGGTTTTTTCCAGCCCCTGGAAGACAAAATCCTCCACGAGTTCCACGCAGCGGTTGATTTTCTGCTCCACAACGGGTATTTCCTGCGCTTTCCATTTGCTCAATACAAAATCAGCCTGCTTTCCCTTAGGATAATCGTTCCCGATACCGAACCGGAGTTTCGCGTAGTTGTCCGTTGCCAGGGTGGCGCTGATGTCTTTCAAACCGTTCTGCCCACCGGGGCTTCCGCTGCCCCTCAACCTGATCTTAGATAGTGGCAGCGCCAGGTCATCTACCAGTACCAGCAACTTATTTACTTCAATCTTTTCCTTGTCCATCCAGTATTTCACGGCCTTTCCACTCAGGTTCATGTAAGTGGTGGGCCTGATCACCACGAGTTTCCTGCCTTTCAATGAAATACCGGCTACTTCGGCCAGGCGTTCCGTTTGAAAGAAAGCATTGTGTTTGCGCACAAGCGCCTCCGCGATATCAAAACCGATATTGTGGCGGGTGTGCGCATACTCCTGACCGATATTCCCTAAACCGGCGATGAGAAATTTTTCCATGGGGGTAAAAATAAAAAAACCCAGCCTTACGGCTGGGTTTCGCAAACGTAAGTTCAGTTATTTCTTTCCTGCCGCTGCTTCTTCCTGCTTCAACTGACGGGTCATTACCACGGAAGCGATGGGAATACGGGGAGAGTTCAGGATTTCCATACCAGGCGCTTTCACATCTTCCACGCGGATGTTACCGTTCAGATCGAGGTCTGTAACGTCCACTTCGATGCTTTCCACCAGGTCTTTGGGAAGAGCCTTCACTTTCAGGGACTTCATTTTTGTAACGAGACGGCCACCAGCCTTCACACCTACGGAAGAACCGGTGTATTTCAGGGGCAGGGTAGCGATCACTTTCTTATCTTCTACCAGTTCCAGGAAATCAACGTGGATCAGTTCGTCGGTGATTTTGTCGAACTGCAGGTCTTTCATGATGCACCTGTAAGTTTTTCCACCCGCTTTAATTTCAGCGATTTGGAAATCCGGTGTATAAACGAGTTTTTTGAAAGCAGGCGTAGGAGCAACAAGGCTCACTTCTTCTGCACCCCCGTAAATTACAGCAGGCACGAGTCCCTCAGAGCGGTATTGGCGGGTGGCTTTTTTGCCAAACTCGGTCCTGAGTTGTCCTTCGATTGTAATTGTGTTCATTTTTTATGTTTGTTTAAAGATTCCTCAACTGTTTCTCCGCTGGCTGTGAATGAACAGGCTGTTGATGCTTCTGTTCTCAAAAGCGTTCCGGATGGCGATGGCGAAAAGATCGGCCACACTTAACACTTTTATTTTGGACGATTCCTGTTTCAGCGGGATGGTATCACAAACCACCAATTCTTCCAGCACACTGTTTTCGATGTTTTCGTAGGCTTTTCCGCTGAGTACCGGGTGTGTGCAGAGCGCTCTCACGCTTCTCGCTCCCTTATCCTTCAGCAGTCCGGCACTTTTCGCCAAGGTTCCGCCTGTATCACATATATCATCGATCAGCACCACATCTCTTCCTGCCACATCACCGATCACCACCATACTTGCGATTTCGTTGGCCCGTTTTCGGTGCTTGTCGCAGATCACCATTTCGGCTTCAAAATAACTGGCGATTTCCCTGATCCTGTTGGCGCTACCCACGTCAGGGGCCGCAAAGGTAAGGTTTTCCAGTTTAAGTTGCTCGATATAGGGAATAAAAATAGCGGAGCTGTCGAGGTGATCTACGGGGATATCAAAATACCCCTGAATCTGCGGCGCGTGGAGGTCCATGGTTACCACGCGGTTGGCGCCGGCGGCGGTGAGCATATTGGCCACAAGTTTGGAGCCAATGGCCACGCGGGGTTTATCTTTCCTGTCCTGCCGGGCGTAACCATAATACGGTATCACGGCGATCACTTTGTAGGCGGAGGCCCTTCTGGCGGCGTCGATCATGAGGAGCAGTTCCATCAGGTTGTCGGAGGGCGAGAAAGTACTTTGCACCAGGAAAACCATATCTCCGCGGATACTTTCCTGGAAAACGGTCTGGATTTCGCCGTCACTGAATTTCTGAATGGTCACTTTTCCCAGGGGGATGCCGAATTTCTGGGCAATTTTCTCGGCCAGGTACTGTGATCCGGTACCTGAAAAAATCTTGGCAGACGGTTGCATAAAAGAAGAATGTGGGGCGAAGTTACATTTCGGCTCCGCATTTTCTAAATATTAACGGAAAAAAATGAAAAATAAGCGTTTACGGGATAGATAGGTTGCTTGAAATACGGGTGGATAAAGGGCTTTCAAAAAAAGAGGCTGTACCTGCTGATACAACCTCTTCAAAAAAATTAGGCCGGCTTACTTCATGGCGGTAGCCAATACTGCCGTGGATGCGGTTGCTACCGTGGGCATTTGCTTCATATTCGCTTTAGCGAGTTCTTTTTCAACGGTTTCCTCCGGCTGGTTCAGGGCGTAAAACACGGAGGAACAGATGAATACTGAAAAGAACAGTGCTACAACATACATGCCCACACAAAACAGGATGGGATGCAAAGCGCCTAACGGGCTACGGGGTTTTCGGTTCATAGTCTTGGATATTGGGTTCGTTTCACAAATATTGGATGTTTCAAAGATAACATACCCATATACCGGTACAAGCGTAAAAACACGTTAGTTTTCCCTTGCAGTATTTAACATTTAATTGTGAATAGGTGAAAACACTGGCTAGCAAAGAGGTGCTGAAAGGATACCTTTGGGCAAAAGGAGGAAGCATGAAAGAAGAGGTGGTGGAAAAGGAACCTGAAATGGTAAAAAAGAAGCCTATCAGTGAGTGGGCGGAAGATGATAAACCCCGTGAAAAGCTGGTCAGCAAAGGGCCTTCGGCGCTGAGTGATTCCGAGTTGCTGGCGGTGTTGTTGCGGTGCGGCACGAAAGAAAAATCAGCGATTGAATTGTCGAGGGAAATATTGGATACCAGCAATAGGGAACTGGCGCAGTTGTCAAAAAAAAGTGTTTCGCAGCTGATGCGCATAAAGGGGGTAGGCAAAGCCAAAGCCGCTATGATCCTGGCAGCGCTGGAGTTCAGCCGCAGGAAGGAAGCCTCCCCTCCTGTTGACCTGCCAATGCTGAACGCGAGTATGGGTGTGGTAAAGTACCTCAGGGCACAGCTAAAAGACAAGCAGCACGAGGTATTCGGCGTGATCTACCTGAACCAGGCGAACAGGGTGAAGGGTTTCGAAATCATCAGCCTGGGCGGCATCGCGTCTACCGTGGCAGATACGAGGATCATCCTCCGGAAAGCGTTGGAAGCGGACGCTGTGGCCATGATTCTCTACCACAACCACCCGTCCGGAAGCCTGCGTCCCAGCGGGGCCGATAAAGAGCTCACCTTCAGGATCAGGGAAGCGGCGAGCTACCACGACATCAGGCTGATCGACCACATCATCGTGAGCGAGCGGGGATATTACAGTTTTGTTGAGCACGGGGCACTTTAGGAGAATGAGCGCATAGCAATTGTGGTGGAAGGTATCTGCGCTTCTTTGCTTAAGGGTTCTTAGCTTAATTACCTGGCCAAATCAGGAAGTCGAACACAAGACCCGGTTAACCTGGTTTCTGAGTTTATACACTGCCTTTGGCGTGTTATTGCCTGAAGTGTTGTTGCTTCAATTTACACCCACCATTGCCAGAGCAACTCTTAACTTCAACAGGTCAACGTTAACTTATAACAGACCAACCTCGGATTTTTGATCCAATTTCGGCTCTAATGTACCAGGCAATGGTAGAATACTACAGCCATGATTCCCATAATTTTTCAACTCCCTACCGTAATTAACGTGCATCAAGCCTCGGGAAAAGGTCCGCCGCCAAAATTAATGGGCATCTGCACTTCTTCGAGGTCCTGGATGGGACCGTTCACCGTTTCGAAACGCTTTACATTATCGGTTAGCGCTTTCATTAACCGCTTGGCGTGTTGCGGCGTGAGAATGATTCTTGATTTCACTTTACTCTTAGGTGTTCCCGGCATCACGTTCACGAAATCCACTACAAACTCCGCATGGGAATGCGTGATCACCGCGAGGTTAACGTAAACACCTTCCGCCATCTCCTCCGATATTTCAATATTGATCTGGTTCTCCTGGTTATTTTGCTGTGTCATAATGATTAAGAATTGGCTGTAAATGTATTTAAGTACCGGGATATATCAGAACAAAATCTGCCACTGTAGTGAAAGTTCTGTCCTGCCTTTTCCCTGTATGGTATTGTACCCTGAACCGGTTTCCGTGACATCCTGCTTGCTGGTATGGGCCACGCGGAACCAACATTGAAAAGACTTCCTGAACTTGTAAGTGAACATAAGATAATATCTCCACCCCTTCCCATAAAAAGCGGGAACACCCTGCTGAAATGGAATATCTTTCTCAAGCGCGTACATACGGGTATTGTAACTCTCCGTTTGAAAATATTGTATTCTGCCATCCAGGTGGTACGATTTCCCCGGAGGCGTCCATCTCGTTTCGGCCAGCCACAAACTACCGGTTTCGGGTTTGTTGCCGCTATCTTTCCAATGGACGTATTCAAACCTTGTTCTGTAGTGCCATTCACGATCCTGAACTACCGACCAGTACAGTTTTAACCCATTGACCAGCCTTTCTTCCGGTGTTTCCATCAGAACATCCATCCTTCCATTGTTCTGACTTGCGGATGAAAACCTGTAAGTGACCCGCCATTCTGAATTCCTGTCCGGCTTACCGGTGACCTGTATCCTGAAAGCGGAACCCGTACCCGGAGCGCTGACTCGGTATTTCAACCAGGGGTGGTAATACACATCTCCCCATACATCCAACACCATGCGGAATGGCGATATGTATTTCAGTCCTGTGTACATCCCAAATTCATTTG encodes the following:
- a CDS encoding fumarylacetoacetate hydrolase family protein — encoded protein: MKIFCVGRNYVAHAKELGNEIPDDPIIFMKPKSALLQAHTPFYYPEFTNELHYECELVLRVSKNGKYIQERFANKYYDAVSVGIDFTARDIQQTCKEKGLPWEIAKSWDNSAVIGKWVPVANLKNKKDINFCLYKNKELVQQGSSAMMMHNFDKIVAYISNFFSVNIGDLIFTGTPAGVGECVVGDELEGFMEDESMFELEVK
- a CDS encoding 50S ribosomal protein L25, with product MNTITIEGQLRTEFGKKATRQYRSEGLVPAVIYGGAEEVSLVAPTPAFKKLVYTPDFQIAEIKAGGKTYRCIMKDLQFDKITDELIHVDFLELVEDKKVIATLPLKYTGSSVGVKAGGRLVTKMKSLKVKALPKDLVESIEVDVTDLDLNGNIRVEDVKAPGMEILNSPRIPIASVVMTRQLKQEEAAAGKK
- a CDS encoding DUF3467 domain-containing protein, coding for MPVLKYIYSQFLIIMTQQNNQENQINIEISEEMAEGVYVNLAVITHSHAEFVVDFVNVMPGTPKSKVKSRIILTPQHAKRLMKALTDNVKRFETVNGPIQDLEEVQMPINFGGGPFPEA
- a CDS encoding ribose-phosphate pyrophosphokinase; this encodes MQPSAKIFSGTGSQYLAEKIAQKFGIPLGKVTIQKFSDGEIQTVFQESIRGDMVFLVQSTFSPSDNLMELLLMIDAARRASAYKVIAVIPYYGYARQDRKDKPRVAIGSKLVANMLTAAGANRVVTMDLHAPQIQGYFDIPVDHLDSSAIFIPYIEQLKLENLTFAAPDVGSANRIREIASYFEAEMVICDKHRKRANEIASMVVIGDVAGRDVVLIDDICDTGGTLAKSAGLLKDKGARSVRALCTHPVLSGKAYENIENSVLEELVVCDTIPLKQESSKIKVLSVADLFAIAIRNAFENRSINSLFIHSQRRNS
- the pth gene encoding aminoacyl-tRNA hydrolase; translated protein: MEKFLIAGLGNIGQEYAHTRHNIGFDIAEALVRKHNAFFQTERLAEVAGISLKGRKLVVIRPTTYMNLSGKAVKYWMDKEKIEVNKLLVLVDDLALPLSKIRLRGSGSPGGQNGLKDISATLATDNYAKLRFGIGNDYPKGKQADFVLSKWKAQEIPVVEQKINRCVELVEDFVFQGLEKTMNLYNNLVFEL
- a CDS encoding thiamine pyrophosphate-dependent enzyme, yielding MNVLHAYRLMATAHAMAAIYEANRSVCRYVHSTSRGHEAIQLATAFQLLPQDFVSPYYRDESLLLGMGFRPYELMLQLLAKADDPFSGGRCYYAHPSSNDASRPSMIHQSSATGMQVIPSTGVAQGLKFLEQHLHKYEGWAEKPIVVCSLGDSSVTEGEVSEAFQFAAFHQLPVIYLVQDNGWGISVRGEESRSMNAWEYAAGFKGLERREVDGSDFIGSFEVMRDVVAQVREKRTPVLVRATCPLLGHHTSGVRREFYRSAEDLQQHALTDPFILLEQQLLEQGETPDTLAQIRREAEELVAHDFELAKAAPEPDPSKVQEHVFAPAAIREESGNRNEQAQEKIPMVDAALFAIREIMDAEPESLLYGQDVGRRLGGVFREAATLAELFGDHRVFNTAIQEAYIIGSTAGLSAVGLKPIVEVQFGDYIYPAINQLVCEIAKSCYLTNGKYPVQTLIRVPVGAYGGGGPYHSGSVETTLLSIKGIKVVYPSNAADMKGLMKAAFYEPNPVVMLEHKGLYWSKVPGTEAARTPEPAPDYVVPLGKGRVACRAHEDKVQEGRSCCVITYGMGVHWAMEAAKQLEGAVEVIDLRTLYPLDEQLVYDTVRRHGKCLVLTEEQQLNSFAEALAGRISLNCFKNLDAPVQVLGALNLPAVPMNVALEAAMLPDAGKVLALLRTLLSD
- a CDS encoding HTH domain-containing protein, with translation MRNKFFKGAHLSEKEVKKILAYFSEDLTATEIATITGVSRVTINNYLKLIREQICRINDPAFAKKKEPALMAGMEEEVEEMEEERVPCFFSVSYSDQRVKVLPLDQEGCEAMKKLKKGDLLNGSIEYFSKHLAGYQAFIDPDGWKLLRVDQNLFMLKKTRGYVDELDTFWALARTRFSKFRGLNRTSLYLHLKESEFRYNHRHQNLYEVLCQLLRMNPLGN
- the radC gene encoding DNA repair protein RadC, with product MKTLASKEVLKGYLWAKGGSMKEEVVEKEPEMVKKKPISEWAEDDKPREKLVSKGPSALSDSELLAVLLRCGTKEKSAIELSREILDTSNRELAQLSKKSVSQLMRIKGVGKAKAAMILAALEFSRRKEASPPVDLPMLNASMGVVKYLRAQLKDKQHEVFGVIYLNQANRVKGFEIISLGGIASTVADTRIILRKALEADAVAMILYHNHPSGSLRPSGADKELTFRIREAASYHDIRLIDHIIVSERGYYSFVEHGAL